From the Juglans microcarpa x Juglans regia isolate MS1-56 chromosome 7D, Jm3101_v1.0, whole genome shotgun sequence genome, the window CACACATCCAAATGATAAACAAAAACTATCATTCTGACAAAGAAATGCCCTGATGACGGTTATTAACATCCGAACCCGATATATGGGTGCATCATTTAATGGAATACAGTAGAATTTATGAGCATGGTTTTGCAAGGcctaaaacaagaaaagaaattcATTCGAATGTTTTGCCAAAGATGCAAGCTTTTCACTATTCAGAACGGGGCTTGACAATGAAGTTTTGGCGACTGATGGGATTCATCACAACAGGAGGCCCGGCAGTGCGAGGCCAGGCCTGGAACTTCTTATCGGTTTCTTCCCACCATTCCTTGTTTGAAACGGTCTTGGGGGTGGTACCTAGTAACCAAATTAATAACTCTGTCAAGCTGCAAAATGATTGATATCTGAAAATTAAATGAtcccgaattttttttttttttttcaagtgtgATTAATAAAGAAAGTTTCACCACCAGAACGTACCACCAAATATCTTCCTGTCAGCAAGAAAATAGTCACACGTGTACGCAATTGCAAAAGATCCCAAAATACCTCCTATGATGTACTTCGCTGACATTTTTGAACTGTGTAAGAGTtacgaacaaaaaaaaagtcacaaaatgtaaaaagaagACAGTGAAAACTCAAATACCAGCACCAGCCTATTCAGTCCCAAAGCATAGAAAGCTTGTGCTGAATTCAAGATGTAAATTATACAATGGCTCAacacaa encodes:
- the LOC121239681 gene encoding uncharacterized protein LOC121239681 isoform X2; the encoded protein is MSAKYIIGGILGSFAIAYTCDYFLADRKIFGGTTPKTVSNKEWWEETDKKFQAWPRTAGPPVVMNPISRQNFIVKPRSE
- the LOC121239681 gene encoding uncharacterized protein LOC121239681 isoform X1, whose amino-acid sequence is MSSKMSAKYIIGGILGSFAIAYTCDYFLADRKIFGGTTPKTVSNKEWWEETDKKFQAWPRTAGPPVVMNPISRQNFIVKPRSE